The following nucleotide sequence is from Trifolium pratense cultivar HEN17-A07 linkage group LG2, ARS_RC_1.1, whole genome shotgun sequence.
ggacggaaggagtatatATTATGGGGTGGAGAATGGGTCGCTGCAGGGCCAAAACGCCCAACCGGCCTAATCCACAGATGGTGGAAAGCAGCccattttctctttaggcccccaaCCTATATTTTATacccaaaaaatttaattttgcccttgataaaaacttcggttcgcaggaaccaaagttttttctagttcaaattcaagaaaaatttcagtttaattcggtttctgttaatcgaattttttttcaaggcaaaaaaaatttggttcttAGAAACCGacgtttttattgaagggcaaaaaagtaaaattcaggGGGGAAAAAGATACGttgggggcctaaagagaaaacatccccACACCGAACCTATTTTGGGCTACGGGTTATTTGGATTCGGGCCAAACGGGTTCGGGTCAAAATGGATGATTTTTACGGGTTGGGTCATTAGCAGcccaattgatttttttttgttttactggTGTTTTATGTTTAATGGgccaaatttaaaaatttttgCAGCCCAATTTTGGTCTTTTTATAACAGTTCAATTTTGACCAGTAACAATCCAAATTTACCATTTTTCATTCAAGAgagtaaaaaacaataaataaattaaataagaatTAAATTTACAAGATTAGTACCAAGTTATAAACTCGTTTGGAATTGATTATCCGCGTGCCTTTTCATTGAAGAGAAGAACAACCGTTGATAAACCCTTTCATCAACGGTCATCATCTTCCCTTACCATCATTCTTATTTCCCAAATTTTCACAATTCCCGCGCGTTTACCCCTTTCACTCTCAAAATTCCCAACTCTTATATATTCACACCAATCCCTGTTTTCtccaaacacaaaacaaatCTAACAAAATCCCTAATTTCTCTCTAATCTTTATCTAATCCTCAATTGCCATGGCTCGTACCAAGCAAACAGCTCGCAAATCCACCGGCGGCAAAGCACCGAGGAAACAGCTGGCAACCAAAGCTGCTCGCAAATCTGCTCCGGCAACCGGAGGAGTCAAGAAACCACACAGATTCAGGCCAGGAACTGTTGCTTTGAGAGAAATCAGAAAGTACCAGAAGAGCACGGAGCTTCTTATCAGGAAGCTTCCGTTCCAGAGACTTGTTAGGGAAATCGCTCAGGATTTCAAAACTGATCTCCGATTTCAAAGCAGCGCTGTTTCCGCTCTTCAAGAAGCTGCTGAAGCTTATCTTGTTGGTTTGTTTGAAGATACTAACCTTTGTGCTATTCATGCTAAGAGAGTTACTATTATGCCTAAGGATATTCAACTTGCAAGAAGAATCAGAGGCGAGAGGGCTTAGATTTAGATTTGGTTACAATGTTCTGAGATCTATTGATGTTAATTGTGTTTCTTGGTTAGGGTTAGGTTTTTCTTGATTAGGGTTAGAACTTTGATGTTGCTTTTATTTTCTGTGTTGAAGATAACTTGTTTGTAACAATGCTTCCATATGCAATTATCTAATATTACTGTTATCTTTGATTGTTTATCTtgcttttatatatttattttgttactcaTCTTTATAAACAATAGTTGAAATTCTAGGTCTTGAAAAATCTTATTGGGGCTCAATGACATTGTCTGTTGCATTGAAATACGATCTGTGCATTCCCCTGCTTTTAATTGACTATGGAAACACATTTCGGTTATCGAGTTGTTGTGTATTACTAGTACCTTATAGATATCAAAGCCTGAACAATTTTATTCAATGTGCATTCATTTTGTTCACGATTCCaggtaggggtgtgcatggtttggaaaccacaccacaccccacctaatttttggttttggtttagatcCAAAACCATTTCATGACAAACCGGTTATTTTATAAAACCAATTTGGATATGGTTCATAACCAGTTTGAAACCAATTCATAACTAGTTTGTAATAAAAATCGGATTATTCACTTGAACCAATtttaaactgttttttttttactcaaaccaattttaaaccggtttttttactcaaaccaattttaaaacttttttttttactcaaattaattttaaaactgatttttttaagaaaaaagtttATACTTCTTCATAGGCGTTGCCATAAATGCACACAATGGCAGAACACAAACTGATTGTATATTGAGCACGGAAAATCACCTACTTGAGTGTAAGTCCAATTAAAGGCTTCTAAGGGAAATCATCGCATATAAACTATAATGATCAGAAACAGTAATTGTAGCAGCAGAAGAATGCATCATCTATGGTTATTTACCATCAAATTCATATACCTTTTCTATTTTGCTGCATCTCAGAACAATAGCAATACACAAGAACTACTTAATTATAGAACTACTCAACAGATTCAACAAGTTATTCAACATAAATCAACATTAGATTATTAGATTCACTCACCGATTAAGCTGATTTTGCGATTTAAGCTGATTGGATTGTCGTCGATGGTGAGTGGTTGTGTGACGGAGGACGAGGTGGATTCGCCGGTGGGAGTGGGTTTGACGGAGGAGGAGAGTGGGTTTGACGGAGGAGGATTCGCCGGTGGGAGTGGGTTTGACGGAGGGGGATTTGCGATGAAACTGTGATTTTGTGATTTGGTTTCTCGCCTTTGAAATTAATTCTCAGAAGAATAAACCGGTTCTAAACCAACTAAGTGAAATGGTAAACCGGTTTaccatttttatgttttatggtCTGGGTTGGTTTATTTATAAATGGGCTGGGCttttaaaaaatggaaatgGTTTGGTTAGTAATTTGGGTATGGTTAACCTTATTATTTGCACACCCCTAATTCCAGGtacaattgttgttgattgtgttgttTCTGAGCTGAGTTGTGTTCTTGTGAAAGTTGATGTAATCTGATACTTTCATAATTGATCCTTCAAGTTATGCCTGCGCCTGTAtcatattgaaattgaaatgtgtTGCCACATTAAGAcacttttttttactatttaaaattCTGAATTGTTTATGTTAGTGTTGGGATTTTGGCAATGCTTCATAGGTTGAAACATATTGTCCTTGTGCAAAAAGGATATGCCCTTATTGCAACATCAATTCATGAAGATATTCTTTATGGGAAGGAAGGTGCTACAGGTTTAGAAGTGATTGAATGAGTCATTTGTATGGAACAGTACTAACACCTCTATTGTGAAAACAGTGGCTCGAAATATGTAGCCAAGAGGCGATGCAAAAACGACAAATATCCACTTTGCTGACTTTAGCCTCTCTAAAACTGGCCTTGTGCTCGATCAGACTTATCCGAGCATAACAGTAAGAGATAGTTTCAGTTATCTTGATCCAGAATACAGTACTATTAGGCAACAACTCAGAAATCAGATGTTTATTCATTTGAAGTAGTTTTAATGGCAGTGCTATGTGCAGGACCGGCAACAAACTGGAAGACAAATAATGATTGATAAAATCATGGATCAACGTCTGTCCGGGAAGGTCAACCCTGCCTCGCTTAAAAAGTTTGGGGAGACGGCGGAGAAGTGTTTGGCTGAGTATGGACTGGACCGGTCAATCTTGTCTTTTTGCCAACTGTTGGTAGTCTCTCATTTTCAGAATACTTGGGTAAGTTCTTGTCATTGACTTATTTCTTGCTGTCCATTGTTCAACactatatgataaaaaaatctcATGGAATTTCCATGCTTGTGCTTATATCACTATGCAACAACAGATTCCAATAGAAGGCGTTTTCATAATTTAAAGTGTGAACAACCTTGATCATATGCACGATATCATAGGGTGTGAATTGATGAAACCTTTCATATAATCACTATATTCAATCATTTATAAGCAAACAAATTAATACAATTTTCAATCATTATAGGAGAACGATGGAAGCTGCCAAATTTATCTTCTGCAAACAATATCATTACCACTATTGGAACCACATTACAATCTTTAGCAGGAGAGAATATACGAACATTACAATCCGCAGAAACAAGTGTTGTTGTTCTATACTTTTCTTCCCCTCCAACTACTGCCATAGCCACACTCTCAGCTTTGCTGGATTTGGAAAACTTGGCTGATAAGTCCTACAAAAAATTCTTCCAACTTTGGAcgataaaagataaatttgaaCTGCACCTCCAAATGAGCAAATAGAATTTGAACCAGCCTTGTCTCTCTAAAGAGGTGCAAAACGGCTTCTCTAAGTTCTTTTAGTATAATCAAGGTAGACATGCAAGTACAGAATAAAATATTGGTACAAATGCAAAATGGCATATTTATAGATTTGGATTACTCTGAACCCTTAATTGTACtagaaaaacttaatttttgCTCCaagcaaacaaaacaaaaatgattaaCATCAATAAAACATTATCCATGATTCTGCACAACacttcaaacaaaaaaacaaactcttttcttatatatatagcAAAATGAAAATACATGACCAATGAATAAAGATAAATATGGGAGAAGTATCAATTCTCACTTCATTGAAACAGAAAGCAATACATACAACATTACAACTAGTAGGTTGCAGGGAAATCTATGGTGAACTGAACACAATCATACATAATCAAATACTGGTAaccaaattcaattaataacAAATTAGTAAACCAAGCATTGCTAAATGTTCTTCCTGCGAGAACATTCAGTTTTCTTAACAACAATGCATCGAGTTGAATTACTAATTATGAGTGCGGACACCTGAAATTCAAATCAAGAAGAAACCCATTATTACCATTGTATTTTGTATTTGTAGTTTAGGCATTTTGAAATGCACAATATGATAACATTCAAATTATAAATCCATAAGTAAATAATGAGTTAGCTATGATTCAAATAAGCATATAAAAGTATCAGTTTATCTCACCGGCAAGAAAGGTCTTCCTGATTATACTAAGCTCTCTAGTGACATCCACAATATTCATTCTTTCCCTTAGGGATTCCATTGAGCAAATAAGTCCAATCCTAAAAAGTGAAACTAAGCACTCTGTCACACTTAGGATAAGATTCTCACTGTCTCCATCTTGTATTGCTACTGCTGCATCTCTTGGTACAAGACATTGGTCCAAAATCTTTATAAGATCATCAGGAAATGAATTTACAACAAAGTTATGTAGATTTTGACCATCTTCAAAAAATTCATCAGTGGGTCTTCTACCAGTAAGCATTTCCAACACAAGGATTCCAAAGCTATACATATCACCACATTTTGACACTTCAGAACCCATTCCATACTCTAAAATATGTAGCAAAAGTTGTTAATATATGTCCTTAGTATAATATTAAGTCTAGGCCAGAATAGGACGATTCAAAGAAACAAAGGAAATTGAAGAATTTAGAACATACCTGGAGGAGCATAGCCAACGGTTCCTTTTATTCCAATTGTACTGGTATTCTTATGTGAGGTACCGCCAATGGCCGAGATGAGTCTTGCTATACCAAAATCACTCACGTGGGCAACCATGTCATCATCAAGAAGGACATTACTTGGCTTTAGATCACAATGAAGGACCAATTGCTCACATTCTTGGTGAAGATAATGTAACGCAGAAGCAACATCGATAATGATGTTTAATCTCTGACCAAGGTTCAATGTTGTTGGATGTtctgaatttaaaatattggGATGCAACCATTGTTCTAAGCTTCCATTTTTCATGTACTCAAAAACTAGAGCTTTAAATTCCTGACCTTTGTAATCTATACTAGAACAACATGTTAAAATCTTAACTAAATGTCGGTGTCTAATATTCTTGAGTGCATTACATTCAACAACGAAACTTTTGTGAGCTCCCTTCTTTTGGAGGTCCATGACCTTTATAGCAACAACATTATCTTCTAACAAAAGATTTCCTCTGTACACTGAACCAAAACTTCCTGATCCGATCAAGTTTCTAGTCGAGAACCCATCGGTTCCTCGATGCAAGTCTTGGTATGAAACTGTAGCCAGCTGATCAATTGTTGGTGAATCAAAAGatcgttttttatttcttttcctcATCCAGTAGATAATTATAATAAATGAAAGTatgagaagaaaagaaataacACTAACTATCACTGCTATCAACCTGAATTTATGGTGTTTAGTGTGTTTCCTACCCTTGATAGGGCATGGTGGTAGATGCAGTTGTGAAATACCTCCACAAAGcttattgttttcaaaaacaTCTACTTGAGTTACATTTCCAAAGACACCGTGTGTCGGTACCTCGCCTTCCAGCATGTTAAAAGAaacattcaaatattttaaaaaagagatATTTTGCATAACATCAGGAATTGATCCAGACAATTGATTTCTTGAAATGTCTAAATATTGAAGACCTTTGAGAGAAGCCAAAGAGGAAGGTATTGTTCCATTAAAGGAGTTACCTTGCAAATAAAGGTATTCTAAGCTTATACATTCACCAATTGCTCCAGGAATATCACCAGATAGATTATTCTCAGAGACATCTAgcatatcaatattttttagcATACTCACTTCTCTTGGTAAGCTACCACTTAAAGAGTTGTGTGACAAGTTCAATAtgtttgataaagaaaaaatattaaaaatctcTAAGGGTATGTTTCCACTAAGCATATTCTGAGAAAGATCAAGATATTGTAAGTTTTGAGAGTTTCCTATGCTTGGAGGAATATTTCCCTGAAACATATTAAGATGTAAATCCAATTCAAATAATTGATTGAGATTTCCTATAAAGGGTGGTATATATCCTGACAACTTGTTTACTTCCAAATCTAACACTTGCATCTTTTGGAACTTCTCAAAAGTAGTTGGAATAATTCCTTCAAAGTTGTTAAAATCCATGGTCAAGATAATTAAGCCAACTAGATGTCCTATTTCTGTAGGAATTTTTCCTGATATCTGATTATCCCCTAGATATAGTTCTTTAA
It contains:
- the LOC123909773 gene encoding histone H3.2, with product MARTKQTARKSTGGKAPRKQLATKAARKSAPATGGVKKPHRFRPGTVALREIRKYQKSTELLIRKLPFQRLVREIAQDFKTDLRFQSSAVSALQEAAEAYLVGLFEDTNLCAIHAKRVTIMPKDIQLARRIRGERA
- the LOC123909772 gene encoding probable LRR receptor-like serine/threonine-protein kinase At3g47570, giving the protein MHALLCIKLKQNLYILILFLLNQMKSFSFLSPILLYLHLFLLFTLNLMWFSPNNIMAAILGNQLDHLALLKFKESILNDPHKTLESWNTSIHLCKWHGVTCSPMHERVTELNLEGYQLHGTLSPHVGNLTFLINLNLRNNSFFKEIPPELGKLLQLQQLRLDKNLFAGKIPTNLTYCSNLKDLNLGYNILVGKIPIEIGSLKKLESLAIDRNNLTGEIPSVIGNLSCLTSFLFAFNKLKGDIPQEICHLKNFTTLNVGKNNLSGIIPSCLYNISSIIKLSIALNNFHGSLPPNMFHTLPNLQTFAFGGNQFSGSIPTSLINASSALTYFDISQNYFVGQVPILRRLKDLKFLNLEENNLGNNSSKDLDFLKYWTNCSKLEALSIVGNNFGGNLPNSIGNISVELKELYLGDNQISGKIPTEIGHLVGLIILTMDFNNFEGIIPTTFEKFQKMQVLDLEVNKLSGYIPPFIGNLNQLFELDLHLNMFQGNIPPSIGNSQNLQYLDLSQNMLSGNIPLEIFNIFSLSNILNLSHNSLSGSLPREVSMLKNIDMLDVSENNLSGDIPGAIGECISLEYLYLQGNSFNGTIPSSLASLKGLQYLDISRNQLSGSIPDVMQNISFLKYLNVSFNMLEGEVPTHGVFGNVTQVDVFENNKLCGGISQLHLPPCPIKGRKHTKHHKFRLIAVIVSVISFLLILSFIIIIYWMRKRNKKRSFDSPTIDQLATVSYQDLHRGTDGFSTRNLIGSGSFGSVYRGNLLLEDNVVAIKVMDLQKKGAHKSFVVECNALKNIRHRHLVKILTCCSSIDYKGQEFKALVFEYMKNGSLEQWLHPNILNSEHPTTLNLGQRLNIIIDVASALHYLHQECEQLVLHCDLKPSNVLLDDDMVAHVSDFGIARLISAIGGTSHKNTSTIGIKGTVGYAPPEYGMGSEVSKCGDMYSFGILVLEMLTGRRPTDEFFEDGQNLHNFVVNSFPDDLIKILDQCLVPRDAAVAIQDGDSENLILSVTECLVSLFRIGLICSMESLRERMNIVDVTRELSIIRKTFLAGVRTHN